A single region of the Streptomyces sp. NBC_00236 genome encodes:
- a CDS encoding bifunctional acetate--CoA ligase family protein/GNAT family N-acetyltransferase, whose amino-acid sequence MQPSPEQSPHHAYPDHWEADVVLRDGGTARIRPITTDDADRLVSFYEQVSDESKYYRFFAPYPRLSAKDVHRFTHHDYVDRVGLAVTVGGEFIATVRYDRINAQGRPASAPADEAEVAFLVQDAHQGRGVASALLEHIAAVARERGIRRFAAEVLPANNKMIKVFRDAGYTQQRSFEDGSVHLTLDLEPTAESLAVQRAREQRAEARSVQRLLAPGSVAVIGAGRTPGGVGRTVLRNLLGAGFTGRTYAVNSAFAADQATIDGVPAHRSLGEIGEPVDLAVVAVPADRVPEAVADCGEHGVQGLVVLSAGYAEWGAEGRERQRELVRQARSYGMRIIGPNAFGIINNSEAVRLNASLAPERPASGRIGLFTQSGAIGIALLSGLYRRGAGLSTFISAGNRADISGNDFLQYWYEDPDTDVALLYLESLGNPRKFTRLARRTAAVKPVVVVKGARHSGSTPPGHAVPVSRIPDATVSALMRQAGVIRVDTVTEMVDAGLLLADQPLPAGGRVAILGNSESLGLLTYDACLAEGLRPRPPVDLTTAATPQDFRDALSAALADDGCDAVVVTAIPWVGENGEAESGDGEVLATALHAAAATGPAKPVAVVHVEIGGLAEALAAATSTVAQQRPSTASPALGVPGRPAAAAPRRPDTGRAATGRPAPAPDKAAGDDGPAPGAPRPVGRIPAYPAAERAVRALAEAVRYAQWRRQAAVPGKVPEFLDDTIDEPAAGALIETLLGQDPDPRGRPLEHDEARELLACYGITVRPTLPAPGPEEAVAAAARLGYPVALKTTAPHLRHRADLGGVRLDLDGEPALRRAYGELTDLLGKPAELRPVVQSMAPRGVDTVVRATIDPAAGAVLSFGLAGAPSELLGDTAHRLVPATDRDAAELIRSIRAAPVLFGWRGSAPVDTAALEELLLRVSRLVDDHPEVVSIALEPVVVATQGLTVLGASVRLSPPPARTDLGPRRLSNY is encoded by the coding sequence ATGCAGCCCTCTCCGGAGCAGAGTCCGCATCACGCCTACCCCGATCACTGGGAGGCGGACGTGGTGCTCCGCGACGGCGGCACCGCCCGCATCAGGCCCATCACCACGGACGATGCCGACCGGCTGGTGAGCTTCTACGAGCAGGTCTCCGACGAGTCGAAGTACTACCGCTTCTTCGCTCCCTACCCCCGTCTCTCCGCCAAGGACGTCCACCGCTTCACCCATCACGACTACGTCGACCGGGTGGGGCTGGCCGTCACGGTGGGCGGCGAGTTCATCGCCACGGTCCGCTACGACCGGATCAACGCGCAGGGCAGGCCCGCATCGGCCCCGGCCGACGAGGCCGAGGTGGCCTTCCTCGTCCAGGACGCCCATCAGGGCCGAGGCGTCGCATCGGCCCTGCTCGAACACATCGCGGCCGTTGCCCGCGAACGCGGCATCCGGCGCTTCGCCGCCGAGGTACTGCCCGCCAACAACAAAATGATCAAGGTGTTCCGGGACGCCGGATACACCCAGCAGCGCAGCTTCGAGGACGGCTCCGTCCACCTCACCCTGGATCTCGAACCGACCGCCGAGTCGCTCGCCGTCCAGCGCGCCCGGGAACAGCGCGCCGAGGCCCGCTCCGTGCAGCGCCTGCTCGCCCCGGGCTCCGTCGCCGTCATCGGCGCGGGCCGCACCCCGGGCGGCGTCGGCCGAACGGTCCTGCGCAACCTCCTCGGTGCCGGCTTCACCGGCCGCACCTATGCCGTGAACAGCGCGTTCGCCGCCGACCAGGCCACCATCGACGGTGTGCCCGCCCACCGCTCCCTCGGCGAGATCGGTGAACCGGTCGACCTGGCCGTCGTCGCCGTTCCGGCCGACCGGGTGCCCGAAGCCGTCGCGGACTGCGGGGAACACGGCGTCCAGGGGCTCGTCGTCCTGTCCGCCGGCTACGCCGAGTGGGGGGCCGAGGGCCGCGAACGCCAGCGCGAACTGGTGCGCCAGGCCCGCTCGTACGGCATGCGGATCATCGGTCCGAACGCCTTCGGCATCATCAACAACTCCGAGGCGGTCCGGCTCAACGCCTCCCTCGCGCCCGAGCGGCCCGCCTCCGGGCGCATCGGCCTGTTCACCCAGTCCGGCGCGATCGGCATCGCTCTGCTCTCCGGGCTCTACCGGCGCGGCGCGGGGCTCTCCACGTTCATCTCCGCCGGCAACCGCGCCGACATCTCCGGCAACGACTTCCTCCAGTACTGGTACGAGGACCCGGACACCGACGTCGCCCTGCTGTACCTGGAGTCGCTCGGCAACCCCCGCAAGTTCACCCGCCTCGCCCGGCGGACCGCGGCCGTGAAGCCGGTGGTCGTGGTGAAGGGCGCCCGGCACAGCGGCTCCACGCCACCCGGCCACGCGGTCCCCGTCAGCCGGATCCCGGACGCGACGGTCTCCGCGCTGATGCGGCAGGCGGGCGTGATCCGCGTCGACACGGTGACGGAGATGGTCGACGCGGGCCTGCTCCTCGCCGACCAGCCCCTCCCGGCCGGCGGGCGGGTCGCGATCCTCGGCAACTCGGAGTCCCTCGGGCTGCTCACGTACGACGCCTGCCTGGCGGAGGGGCTGCGCCCGCGCCCGCCCGTCGACCTCACCACGGCAGCCACGCCGCAGGACTTCCGGGACGCGCTGTCCGCGGCCCTGGCCGACGACGGCTGCGACGCGGTCGTCGTGACGGCGATCCCGTGGGTCGGCGAGAACGGCGAGGCGGAGTCGGGTGACGGCGAGGTCCTCGCCACGGCCCTGCACGCGGCGGCCGCCACCGGTCCCGCCAAGCCGGTGGCCGTGGTCCATGTGGAGATCGGCGGCCTCGCCGAGGCCCTGGCCGCCGCGACCAGCACGGTGGCGCAGCAGCGCCCGTCGACGGCGTCACCCGCCCTCGGCGTACCAGGGCGCCCCGCCGCCGCGGCCCCACGCCGACCGGACACCGGCCGTGCCGCCACCGGCCGCCCCGCCCCCGCCCCCGACAAGGCGGCCGGCGACGACGGCCCCGCACCCGGCGCCCCCCGCCCGGTGGGCCGGATCCCCGCCTACCCCGCCGCCGAACGCGCGGTCCGGGCGCTCGCCGAAGCCGTGCGGTACGCCCAGTGGCGACGCCAGGCCGCCGTACCCGGAAAGGTGCCCGAGTTCCTCGACGACACCATCGACGAACCGGCCGCGGGCGCCCTCATCGAAACCCTGCTCGGCCAGGACCCCGATCCGCGTGGCAGGCCCCTGGAACACGACGAGGCCCGCGAACTGCTGGCCTGCTACGGCATCACCGTCCGCCCCACCCTCCCGGCCCCCGGCCCCGAGGAGGCCGTGGCCGCGGCGGCGCGGCTCGGCTACCCCGTGGCGCTCAAGACCACCGCACCGCATCTGCGCCACCGGGCCGACCTCGGCGGGGTCCGCCTGGACCTCGACGGCGAGCCGGCGCTGCGCCGCGCGTACGGCGAACTGACCGACCTGCTCGGCAAACCCGCCGAGCTCCGGCCCGTCGTGCAGTCGATGGCCCCGCGCGGCGTCGACACCGTGGTGCGGGCCACCATCGACCCGGCAGCCGGAGCCGTCCTCTCCTTCGGCCTGGCGGGCGCCCCCTCCGAACTCCTCGGAGACACCGCACACCGCCTGGTCCCCGCCACGGACCGCGACGCGGCCGAACTGATCCGGTCCATCCGGGCGGCCCCGGTCCTCTTCGGCTGGCGCGGCTCGGCGCCCGTGGACACCGCCGCGCTGGAGGAACTGCTGCTGCGGGTCTCGCGACTGGTCGACGACCACCCCGAGGTGGTCTCGATCGCCCTGGAACCGGTCGTGGTCGCCACCCAGGGACTGACCGTCCTCGGAGCGAGCGTCCGGCTCTCGCCGCCCCCGGCCCGCACCGACCTCGGCCCCCGGCGCCTGTCCAACTACTGA
- a CDS encoding alkaline phosphatase family protein: MAHPAWQDDPVLLPVDTAPVPEYGSGSLADLLPTLVAGQGVPGFTAAIPELTPADRNCVFLIDGLGWEQIKAHPDEAPFLYSLLPTSRGGTGRPVTAGFPATTATSLASVGTGLPPGEHGLPGYTARNPETGELMNQLRWKPWTPPKVWQPYPTVFQLADAAGVRTAQVSAPAFEQTPLTKVALSGGSFLGRLTGEERMDVAAQRLAAGDRSLVYTYYSEVDGKGHRFGVDSDAWRGQLMYVDGLARRLAEQLPPRSALYITADHGMIDIPFDEQSRIDFDEDWELRAGVALLGGEGRARHVYAVPGAEADVLTVWREVLGEQFWVASRDEAVEAGWFGPRIDERVLGRIGDVVAAAHDDVVITASVNEPHESAMVGMHGSMTPVEQLVPLLEVRT, from the coding sequence ATGGCCCACCCGGCCTGGCAGGACGACCCCGTGCTGCTGCCAGTCGACACCGCCCCCGTACCGGAGTACGGCAGCGGCTCGCTCGCGGACCTGCTCCCCACTCTCGTCGCGGGACAGGGCGTCCCCGGATTCACCGCGGCGATCCCCGAGCTCACCCCCGCCGACCGCAACTGCGTCTTCCTGATCGACGGTCTCGGCTGGGAGCAGATCAAGGCGCACCCCGACGAGGCACCGTTCCTGTACTCCCTCCTGCCCACCTCACGCGGTGGCACGGGCCGCCCCGTCACCGCGGGTTTCCCGGCCACCACCGCCACCTCGCTGGCCTCGGTCGGCACCGGGCTCCCGCCGGGCGAGCACGGCCTGCCCGGCTACACGGCCCGCAATCCGGAGACCGGCGAGCTGATGAACCAGCTCCGCTGGAAGCCGTGGACACCGCCGAAGGTCTGGCAGCCGTACCCCACCGTCTTCCAGCTGGCCGACGCCGCCGGAGTGCGTACCGCCCAGGTCTCCGCCCCCGCCTTCGAGCAGACCCCGCTGACCAAGGTCGCGCTCAGCGGCGGCTCGTTCCTCGGCCGGCTCACCGGTGAGGAGCGGATGGACGTCGCCGCCCAGCGGCTGGCGGCCGGGGACCGGTCCCTCGTCTACACGTACTACAGCGAGGTCGACGGCAAGGGACACCGCTTCGGTGTCGACTCCGACGCCTGGCGCGGGCAGCTGATGTACGTCGACGGGCTGGCCCGGCGCCTCGCCGAGCAGCTCCCGCCGCGCTCGGCGCTGTACATCACCGCCGACCACGGCATGATCGACATCCCGTTCGACGAACAGTCCAGGATCGACTTCGACGAGGACTGGGAGCTGCGCGCCGGCGTCGCCCTGCTGGGCGGCGAGGGCCGTGCCCGCCATGTCTACGCCGTGCCGGGTGCCGAGGCCGATGTGCTGACCGTCTGGCGCGAGGTGCTCGGCGAGCAGTTCTGGGTGGCGAGCCGTGACGAGGCCGTCGAGGCGGGCTGGTTCGGCCCGCGGATCGACGAGCGGGTCCTCGGCAGGATCGGCGACGTGGTCGCGGCGGCCCACGACGACGTGGTGATCACCGCCTCCGTCAACGAGCCGCACGAGTCCGCGATGGTCGGCATGCACGGCTCGATGACCCCCGTCGAGCAGCTCGTCCCGCTCCTCGAAGTACGGACCTAG
- a CDS encoding DUF5998 family protein, with translation MAKTGTTTQGLRAAIERSGYYPALVAEAVEAAVGGEPVASYLVHQETTFDSNEVRRHVTVLVLTDTRFIVSHTDEQNADTSSPTPYATTSTESVKLDRISSVVVSRVVANPEKYVPGTLPREVVLTIGWGAVSRIDLEPAACGDPNCEADHGYTGSSTADDLSLRVSEAGDGPDTVRQTLAFAQALSEATAATAAAGR, from the coding sequence ATGGCTAAGACCGGTACGACGACCCAGGGGCTGCGCGCGGCGATCGAGCGCAGCGGCTACTACCCGGCCCTCGTGGCCGAGGCGGTGGAGGCCGCCGTCGGCGGTGAGCCGGTCGCTTCGTACCTGGTGCACCAGGAGACGACCTTCGACTCCAACGAGGTGCGCAGGCACGTCACGGTGCTGGTGCTCACGGACACCCGCTTCATCGTCAGCCACACCGATGAGCAGAACGCCGACACCAGCTCGCCGACGCCCTACGCCACCACGTCCACCGAGTCCGTCAAGCTCGACCGGATCTCCTCGGTCGTGGTCAGCCGGGTCGTGGCCAACCCGGAGAAGTACGTCCCCGGCACGCTGCCCCGCGAGGTCGTCCTGACCATCGGCTGGGGCGCCGTCTCCCGGATCGACCTGGAGCCCGCCGCCTGCGGCGACCCCAACTGCGAGGCCGACCACGGCTACACGGGCAGCTCCACCGCCGACGACCTGAGCCTGCGGGTCAGCGAGGCCGGCGACGGCCCCGACACCGTGCGCCAGACGCTCGCGTTCGCCCAGGCGCTCTCCGAGGCCACGGCCGCGACCGCGGCGGCCGGCCGCTGA
- a CDS encoding thymidine kinase, with product MPELVFFSGTMDCGKSTLALQIGHNRSARGLQGVIFTRDDRAGEGKLSSRLGLVTEAVEASEGMDLYAHLVDQLSQGGRVDYVIVDEAQFLAPEQIDQLARVVDDLGLDVFAFGITTDFRTKLFPGSQRLIELADRIEALQVEALCWCGARATHNARTVGGAMVVEGEQVVVGDVSSPAAETGYEVLCRRHHRRRMTSGSARAGALSPDVLPVASG from the coding sequence ATGCCCGAGCTTGTGTTCTTCTCCGGAACGATGGACTGCGGAAAGAGCACGCTGGCCCTCCAGATCGGACACAACCGGTCGGCGCGAGGGCTCCAGGGCGTGATCTTCACCCGAGACGACCGGGCGGGGGAGGGGAAGCTCTCCTCCCGGCTGGGCCTGGTCACGGAAGCGGTCGAGGCCTCCGAGGGCATGGACCTGTACGCGCACCTCGTCGATCAGCTCTCCCAGGGCGGCAGGGTGGACTACGTGATCGTCGACGAGGCGCAGTTCCTCGCCCCGGAACAGATCGACCAGTTGGCCCGCGTCGTCGACGACCTGGGCCTGGACGTCTTCGCCTTCGGTATCACCACGGACTTCCGCACCAAGCTCTTCCCGGGCTCCCAGCGGCTGATCGAGCTCGCCGACCGCATAGAGGCCCTTCAGGTGGAGGCGCTGTGCTGGTGCGGCGCGCGCGCCACCCACAACGCCCGGACGGTGGGCGGCGCGATGGTGGTGGAGGGTGAGCAGGTCGTCGTGGGTGATGTGAGCAGTCCCGCCGCGGAGACCGGTTACGAGGTGCTGTGCCGGCGCCACCATCGGCGCCGTATGACGAGCGGCTCCGCCCGCGCCGGCGCGCTCTCGCCGGACGTCCTGCCGGTGGCCTCCGGCTGA
- a CDS encoding peptidase inhibitor family I36 protein, with translation MRSHRLTLAALGAALAVGSALSTGSGAMAATPAGTQAAWGGCSIGDICVYSGLNGTGSVCAWDADDPDWLGGAIRCSWAGTKNVKSIWNRGTGGAGDYRHVAFYKKADYQDYYACAAQGFQGNTGPDAGVRLRSHKWVTTCPA, from the coding sequence ATGAGAAGTCATCGGTTGACCCTTGCCGCACTCGGAGCCGCGCTCGCAGTGGGGAGTGCCCTGAGCACCGGATCCGGCGCCATGGCGGCCACCCCTGCCGGCACCCAGGCAGCATGGGGCGGCTGCAGCATCGGGGACATCTGCGTCTACTCGGGCCTCAACGGCACCGGGTCGGTGTGCGCATGGGACGCGGATGACCCCGACTGGCTCGGCGGCGCCATCAGGTGCAGCTGGGCCGGGACGAAGAACGTCAAGTCGATCTGGAACCGTGGGACAGGAGGGGCAGGCGACTACCGGCACGTGGCGTTCTACAAGAAGGCCGACTACCAGGACTACTACGCCTGCGCCGCCCAGGGCTTCCAGGGCAACACCGGTCCGGACGCCGGAGTGCGGCTCAGGTCCCACAAGTGGGTCACCACCTGCCCTGCGTAG